Below is a genomic region from Deltaproteobacteria bacterium.
GGGTGAGGGTTTTCCTCCCCATTCACTTCCGATCGGCGTATGATGTTCGGCGGGAGAAGCCCCGCGATGCGATTCGTCGTTTTCTTCGCCACGATCCTGTTTGCACCCTTTGCCGCGTTCGCCGGCGACGATCCCGCGACCCTCTCCGACATCGACCTCGAACGCTATTCCGTTCCCGCGACTTCGCAGACGGCGCTCGACGTCTTCGCGCCCGGCTATGTTCAGTGGGGCGGTTTCGAGCGGCGCTTCGGCACGCCGACGCATGACTTTCGGTGGATCGGCGCGGGCACGACGGGCTTCGCGCCGGCGACGGGCGGCGCGGTGGGCAGCGATCTCCTCTACACCGGCCTCGTGTACCGCTACCACGGGCTCGCCGGCGGCGTGATCCGCCCCGTGATGAAGATGAACGCCGGTGCGGGCCGCGCGGCGATCCCCACCGCGGACGGATTCGCGCGAGAGTCGGTCGAGTTCCTCGCGCCCGAGGCTGGCGTCGAAATCGTCATCAAGGGCTACGGGCTGGGAATGACCGTCGCGTATCCGATTCCGCTCGAACCCTGGGAGCGCGACGACCAGAAAACCGGTTACCCGTTCCCGCCCGGCCGCAATCAGGGGCCGATTGGCTGGGACGATCTGTGGAAGAATATCTACCTGATCGTCGAGTGACGGCTACTCCGCGTCCTTCGTGAAGGTCATCACGCGCCCGCCCGCCACGCGCAGGTAGTCCTCCATCGGCAGGATCATCGAATCGGTTAGCGACCCCGCGTTGAACGCGATGCGGTCGTTTCGCGGGATCGACGGGTCGATGTACAGGTCGAAGGGCAGAATCGGCCGCCCGAACGGCGGCACCGCTCCCGGCACCAGCCCCGTCATCTCGGCCAGTTCCTCCGGCGTGGCGAATCGCGTGCGCCGCGCGCCCAGCTCGCGACGCACCGCGCCGCTGTCGAGACGGCGCTCGGCGGAAAACACGAAGAGCGCGAAAACGTCATCGACCTTCAGCACGATCGCCTTGCCGCCGACGCGCAGCTCTTCGCCGCGTACGCGCGCCGATTCCTCCGAAGTTCGCGTCGGTTCGTGATGCACTTCTCGCACGGGCACGTTCAGCCCGGCGAGCCACGTTCGCAGATGTTCCAGCACCGAAGACATGCCCTCACACCCTTCCCACCCGCAGCACCACGGGCCACGTCACCGTTCGCGGCGATTCGGGATCGCCCCACAGTGGCGCGATCCGCGCGGTCAGTTCATCCACGGGATCAAACCCCCGCGCGTCCGCAAAGCGCTGCGTCGCCGACCAGGAACGCAGATAGCCCATCAGCATGGGGAGCGTCCAGTCGAGACGCAGGGCGCGCGGCGGCATCGGGATCTCATCGAAAGGAAACGGGATCGTCCTGTACTCGGCCTCGACGTGCGCGCGCTCGGGCGGCCAATAAGGTCCAACGACGTTCGCGTAAAAATCGTGCGTGAGCGGGTCGATGGCGTCGTTCACCGCGTGCAGCCGGTACGACCACGCGGCGATCACGCCGCCCGGGCGCAGCACGGCGCGCGCCCGCGCGTAGAAACGATCGAAATCGAACCAGTGAAGCGCCTGCGCCACCGCGACGAGATCGGCGCACGCATCCGGCAGATCCAGGTCCTCCGCCGTCGTCACGCGGTACTCCACGCGCGGATGCGGCGTCGCCCCGGCGAGCTGCCCGGTGCTCGCGTCGCACGCGACGACGCGCGCGAAATGATCGGCGAGTCCCAGCGCGGCCTGCCCGCTGCCGGTCGCGACATCGACGGCGAGCCCGCGCGAGGGCGCGAGCGCCGCGAGGTCCGCAAAAAGCTCCGCGGGATACCCGGGGCGGTGCTTCGCATAGAGAGCCGCCTGTTTACTGAAATGATCCTTGAATGATTCCGCCAACGTCTTCCCCTTGGATTTTTCGCGCGGGCGCATGGTAGAGTGATTGCGCTCGCGGAACGATGACCGATATCGGATTCGGGGCGCAAGACGACACGACCAACCCATCTCGGGAGCCAACTTGAAACACGCGGTCGCC
It encodes:
- a CDS encoding class I SAM-dependent methyltransferase codes for the protein MRPREKSKGKTLAESFKDHFSKQAALYAKHRPGYPAELFADLAALAPSRGLAVDVATGSGQAALGLADHFARVVACDASTGQLAGATPHPRVEYRVTTAEDLDLPDACADLVAVAQALHWFDFDRFYARARAVLRPGGVIAAWSYRLHAVNDAIDPLTHDFYANVVGPYWPPERAHVEAEYRTIPFPFDEIPMPPRALRLDWTLPMLMGYLRSWSATQRFADARGFDPVDELTARIAPLWGDPESPRTVTWPVVLRVGRV